One genomic window of Pseudomonas sp. LFM046 includes the following:
- the gshA gene encoding glutamate--cysteine ligase: MSDLLSRRLALLGERANLPLLTQCLHGIERECLRVDSNGQLALTPHSPALGSALTHAQITTDYSESLLEFITPAETDPAVTLADLEKVHRFTLGKLDGEFLWSPSMPGPLPAEEDIPIARYGSSPIGRLKYVYRLGLAVRYGRTMQCIAGIHYNYSLPEALWPLLKEVEGDPQSDRDYQSARYIAMIRNFRRYSWLLMYLFGAAPALDKSFLRGRPHDLETLDADTLYLPYATSLRMSDLGYQNNAQAGLTPCYNSLDSYLGSLRQAVSTPYPPYAEIGTKQNGEWVQLNTNVIQIENEYYSSIRPKRITYTGERPIQALMARGVQYVEVRCLDINPFLPLGIDLTEARFLDAFLLFCAMQDSPPMAGDECRCATDNFQRVVKEGRRPGLQLQRHGQAASLTEWANELLDRIARTAELLDAAHGGQEHAQALAAQRAKVADPALTPSARVLAEMRERGESFSQFALRYSRQHADYFRSQPLSAIEQARFENLARESLDEQARLEAEPDVDFDTFVAAYQASILGLISN, translated from the coding sequence TTGAGCGATCTTCTTTCCCGCCGCCTGGCCTTGCTCGGCGAGCGCGCCAACCTGCCCCTGCTCACCCAGTGCCTGCACGGCATCGAGCGTGAATGCCTGCGGGTCGACAGCAATGGCCAACTGGCGCTGACGCCGCACTCCCCTGCCCTGGGCTCGGCCCTGACCCATGCGCAGATCACCACCGACTACTCGGAATCCCTGCTGGAGTTCATCACCCCGGCCGAAACCGACCCGGCGGTAACCCTGGCGGACCTGGAGAAGGTCCATCGTTTCACTCTCGGCAAGCTCGACGGTGAATTCCTCTGGAGTCCGTCCATGCCCGGCCCGCTGCCGGCGGAGGAAGACATCCCGATCGCCCGCTACGGCAGTTCGCCCATCGGCCGCCTGAAGTATGTCTACCGCCTCGGCCTGGCCGTGCGCTACGGCAGGACCATGCAGTGCATCGCCGGGATCCATTACAACTACTCCCTGCCGGAGGCCCTCTGGCCCCTGCTGAAGGAAGTCGAAGGCGATCCGCAGAGCGACCGCGACTACCAGTCGGCGCGCTACATCGCGATGATCCGCAACTTCCGCCGCTACAGCTGGCTGCTGATGTACCTCTTCGGCGCCGCCCCGGCCCTGGACAAGAGCTTCCTGCGTGGCCGTCCCCACGACCTGGAAACCCTGGACGCGGACACCCTCTACCTGCCGTACGCGACCAGCCTGCGGATGAGCGACCTGGGCTACCAGAACAATGCCCAGGCTGGCCTCACGCCCTGTTACAACAGCCTCGACAGCTACCTGGGAAGCCTGCGCCAGGCGGTCTCGACGCCTTACCCGCCCTATGCCGAAATCGGCACCAAGCAGAATGGCGAGTGGGTCCAGCTGAACACCAACGTGATCCAGATCGAAAACGAGTACTACTCGTCGATCCGCCCCAAGCGCATCACCTACACCGGCGAGCGTCCGATCCAGGCGCTGATGGCCCGTGGCGTGCAGTACGTGGAAGTGCGCTGCCTGGACATCAACCCCTTCCTGCCGCTGGGTATCGACCTGACCGAAGCGCGCTTCCTCGATGCCTTCCTGCTGTTCTGCGCAATGCAGGACAGCCCGCCCATGGCCGGCGACGAATGCCGCTGCGCCACCGACAACTTCCAGCGCGTGGTGAAGGAAGGTCGCCGCCCCGGCTTGCAACTGCAGCGCCATGGCCAGGCCGCCAGCCTCACCGAGTGGGCCAACGAGCTGCTCGACCGCATCGCCCGCACCGCCGAGTTGCTCGACGCCGCCCACGGTGGCCAGGAACACGCCCAAGCCCTGGCCGCCCAGCGTGCCAAGGTGGCTGATCCGGCGCTGACCCCGTCGGCGCGGGTGCTGGCCGAGATGCGCGAACGGGGCGAAAGCTTCAGCCAGTTCGCCCTGCGCTACAGCCGCCAGCACGCCGACTACTTCCGCAGCCAGCCGCTCAGCGCAATTGAACAGGCCCGCTTTGAAAATCTGGCCCGTGAATCGCTGGACGAACAGGCCCGGCTGGAAGCCGAGCCGGACGTGGATTTCGACACCTTCGTCGCCGCCTATCAGGCGAGCATCCTGGGCTTGATCAGCAACTGA
- a CDS encoding cyclase family protein, translated as MSKHPLGRLVLALPLLLPLLVQAAQPGLWDTYATLKSRNWVDLTHTYDEQIPHWKGFENAQRKTLYTHDKDGFHVDLYTHVGQWGTHIDPPVHFHKGLRSVDQIDVKEQLLPLVVLDVHEKVAKNPDYVLSLDDVKAWEAKHGPVPEGAFVAMRTDWSKRWPSQEKMQNADAQGVAHYPGWSKEVLVYLYETRKITASGHETTDTDPGLATSKDDYSLESYILGKDHYQIELLTNLDQVPEAGALVVVSFPKIARGSGFPARVFAILP; from the coding sequence ATGTCGAAGCACCCGCTGGGCCGCCTGGTCCTCGCCCTCCCCCTGTTGCTGCCGCTGCTGGTCCAGGCCGCGCAACCCGGCCTCTGGGATACCTACGCCACCCTCAAGTCCAGGAACTGGGTGGACCTGACCCACACCTACGACGAGCAGATTCCACACTGGAAGGGCTTCGAGAATGCCCAGCGCAAGACGCTCTACACCCACGACAAGGACGGATTCCACGTGGATCTCTACACCCACGTAGGCCAGTGGGGCACTCATATCGACCCACCGGTGCACTTCCACAAGGGCCTGCGCAGCGTCGACCAGATCGACGTCAAGGAGCAGCTGCTACCGCTGGTGGTGCTGGATGTGCATGAGAAGGTGGCGAAGAACCCCGACTACGTGCTCAGCCTGGATGACGTGAAGGCCTGGGAGGCCAAGCATGGCCCGGTCCCGGAAGGGGCATTCGTGGCCATGCGAACCGACTGGTCCAAGCGCTGGCCGAGCCAGGAGAAGATGCAGAACGCAGATGCCCAGGGCGTGGCCCATTATCCGGGCTGGAGCAAGGAGGTGCTGGTCTACCTGTATGAGACCCGCAAGATCACGGCCTCGGGCCACGAAACCACCGATACCGACCCGGGGCTGGCCACCAGCAAGGACGATTACTCGCTGGAGTCCTACATCCTCGGCAAGGACCACTACCAGATCGAGCTGCTGACCAACCTCGACCAGGTACCCGAAGCGGGTGCGCTGGTCGTGGTCAGTTTCCCGAAGATCGCCCGGGGCAGCGGCTTCCCGGCACGGGTGTTCGCCATCCTGCCCTGA
- a CDS encoding SPFH domain-containing protein — MEIGSVVILFVALAIALVFMGFKVVPQGFEWTVERFGRYTNTLKPGLNIIVPVMDRIGRKLSVMESVLDIPPQEAISADNAIVTIDAVCFFQVVNAAQAAYEVNDLEHAIRNLVMTNIRTVLGSMELDAMLSQRDAINERLLRTVDEATAPWGIKVTRIEIKDITPPADLVEAMASQMKAERLKRAQILEAEGRRQAEILTAEGEKQAQILKAEGQRQAAFLEAEARERAAQAEAQATRVVSEAIAQGNVQAVNYFVAQKYVEALGQLASANNSKVVLMPLEASQVIGAVGGIGEIVRATFDGKKG, encoded by the coding sequence ATGGAAATCGGCAGTGTTGTCATCCTCTTCGTCGCCCTGGCGATCGCCCTCGTCTTCATGGGCTTCAAGGTGGTGCCCCAGGGCTTCGAGTGGACGGTGGAGCGCTTCGGCCGCTACACCAACACGCTGAAACCGGGCCTGAACATCATCGTCCCGGTGATGGACCGCATCGGCCGCAAGCTCAGCGTCATGGAAAGCGTGCTGGACATCCCGCCGCAGGAAGCCATCAGCGCCGACAACGCCATCGTCACCATCGACGCCGTGTGCTTCTTCCAGGTGGTGAATGCGGCCCAGGCGGCCTATGAGGTCAACGACCTGGAGCACGCCATCCGCAACCTGGTGATGACCAATATCCGCACCGTGCTCGGTTCCATGGAACTGGACGCCATGCTCAGCCAGCGCGACGCCATCAACGAGCGCCTGCTGCGCACCGTGGACGAAGCCACCGCCCCCTGGGGCATCAAGGTCACCCGCATCGAGATCAAGGACATCACCCCGCCCGCCGACCTGGTGGAAGCCATGGCCAGCCAGATGAAGGCCGAGCGTCTGAAGCGCGCGCAGATCCTCGAAGCCGAAGGCCGCCGCCAGGCCGAAATCCTCACCGCCGAGGGCGAGAAGCAGGCGCAGATCCTCAAGGCCGAAGGCCAGCGCCAGGCCGCCTTCCTCGAAGCCGAAGCCCGCGAGCGCGCCGCCCAGGCCGAAGCCCAGGCGACCCGCGTGGTGTCCGAGGCCATCGCCCAGGGCAACGTCCAGGCGGTGAACTACTTCGTCGCGCAGAAGTACGTGGAAGCGCTGGGCCAGCTGGCCAGCGCCAACAACAGCAAGGTGGTGCTGATGCCCCTGGAAGCCAGCCAGGTGATCGGCGCCGTGGGCGGCATCGGCGAGATCGTCCGCGCCACCTTCGACGGCAAGAAGGGCTGA
- a CDS encoding CYTH domain-containing protein: MNKETEIKLRASRETLEALRDHPLLKKRNKSGWERRELFNQYFDTPDRDLAQARVALRLRRDGEQYIQTLKTRGQSVAGLSERNEWDWFLDKAKLDPKKLTDDCWPASLAELDKKQLKPIFTTDFHRDRAEIAWGRGKSKVVIEAALDLGKVIVGKQEEEICELELELRQGEPEALLELAAELAADLPLMPCDISKAERGYRLYDANSYHLSLPAPALSAELPLDDAFTALAWHLLGASQRLAEQYRFNGHWKLLVDWLQQLVDLRALIGSLGQAAPRASSHDLREALDALLNDWRPRVQAGELDETVRHAAPQQFAGELQGTRWGLFSLNASRWLLARAWTVERNARGTRQGQATLGNWLSRLLGEEGVALKPELYKRQPEDLAEQLPRLERLLVWLRLARQVLEVVEIDRCYGELAKFAELAVQPLDAEVLAARSEQAQTLISLRSWKALTR; the protein is encoded by the coding sequence ATGAACAAAGAGACCGAAATCAAGCTTCGCGCCAGCCGCGAGACCCTGGAAGCCCTGCGCGACCACCCGCTGCTGAAGAAGCGCAACAAGTCCGGCTGGGAACGCCGCGAACTCTTCAACCAGTACTTCGACACCCCCGACCGGGACCTGGCCCAGGCCCGCGTGGCCCTGCGCCTGCGCCGCGACGGCGAGCAGTACATCCAGACCCTCAAGACCCGTGGCCAGAGCGTGGCCGGGCTGTCCGAGCGCAACGAATGGGACTGGTTCCTGGACAAGGCCAAGCTGGACCCGAAGAAACTCACCGACGACTGCTGGCCCGCCAGCCTCGCCGAGCTGGACAAGAAGCAGCTCAAGCCCATCTTCACCACCGACTTCCACCGCGACCGCGCCGAGATCGCCTGGGGCCGCGGCAAGTCCAAGGTCGTCATCGAAGCCGCCCTGGACCTGGGCAAGGTGATCGTCGGCAAGCAGGAAGAAGAGATCTGCGAGCTGGAGCTGGAACTGCGCCAGGGCGAGCCCGAAGCCCTGCTGGAACTGGCCGCCGAACTGGCCGCCGACCTGCCGCTGATGCCCTGCGACATCAGCAAGGCCGAGCGCGGTTACCGCCTCTACGACGCCAACAGCTACCACCTCAGCCTGCCAGCCCCGGCCCTGTCGGCGGAACTCCCGCTGGACGACGCCTTCACCGCCCTCGCCTGGCACCTGCTGGGCGCCAGCCAGCGCCTGGCCGAGCAATACCGCTTCAACGGCCACTGGAAGCTGCTGGTGGACTGGCTGCAGCAGCTGGTCGACCTGCGCGCCCTGATCGGCAGCCTCGGCCAGGCCGCGCCGCGTGCCAGCAGCCATGACCTGCGCGAAGCGCTGGACGCCCTGCTCAATGACTGGCGCCCGCGCGTCCAGGCCGGTGAGCTGGACGAGACCGTGCGCCATGCCGCGCCGCAGCAGTTCGCCGGCGAACTCCAGGGCACCCGCTGGGGCCTGTTCTCCCTCAACGCCTCCCGCTGGCTGCTCGCCCGCGCCTGGACCGTCGAACGCAACGCCCGTGGCACCCGCCAGGGCCAGGCGACCCTCGGCAACTGGCTGTCGCGCCTGCTGGGCGAAGAAGGCGTGGCGCTGAAGCCGGAGCTCTACAAGCGCCAGCCGGAAGACCTGGCCGAGCAGCTGCCGCGCCTGGAGCGCCTGCTGGTCTGGCTGCGCCTGGCACGCCAGGTGCTGGAAGTGGTGGAGATCGACCGCTGCTACGGCGAGCTGGCCAAGTTCGCCGAACTGGCCGTCCAGCCGCTGGACGCGGAAGTACTGGCCGCCCGCAGCGAACAGGCGCAGACCCTGATCAGCCTGCGTAGCTGGAAGGCGCTGACCCGCTGA
- the argA gene encoding amino-acid N-acetyltransferase, producing the protein MPDYVNWLRHASPYINAHRDCTFVVMLPGEGVAHSNFGNIIHDLVLLHSLGVRLVLVHGSRPQIEARLAARGLTPHFHRDLRITDGPTLECVIDAVGQLRIAIEARLSMDMAASPMQGSRLRVSTGNFVTARPIGVVDGVDYHHTGEVRRVDRKGIGRLLDERTMVLLSPLGYSPTGEIFNLACEDVATRVAIDLGADKLILFGSERGLIDESGKLVRELRPQQVPPHLVRLGNNYQAELLDAAAQACRGGVKRSHMVSYAENGCLLTELFTRDGGGTLVDQEQFESLREATIDDVGGLIDLITPLEDQGILVRRSREVLEREIEQFTIVERDGLIIACAALYPIADSDTGELACLAVNPEYRHGGRGDELLERIEERARALGLKTLFVLTTRTAHWFRERGFQPSGVERLPAARASLYNFQRNSQVFEKAL; encoded by the coding sequence ATGCCCGATTACGTCAACTGGCTGCGTCACGCTTCTCCCTATATCAACGCCCACCGGGACTGCACCTTCGTGGTCATGCTGCCCGGCGAAGGCGTCGCCCACTCGAATTTCGGCAATATCATCCACGACCTGGTGCTGCTCCACAGCCTGGGGGTTCGTCTGGTGCTGGTGCACGGCTCGCGCCCGCAGATCGAGGCGCGCCTGGCCGCCCGTGGCCTGACCCCGCACTTCCACCGTGACCTGCGGATCACCGACGGCCCCACCCTGGAGTGCGTGATCGACGCCGTGGGCCAACTGCGCATCGCCATCGAGGCACGCTTGTCGATGGACATGGCCGCCTCGCCCATGCAGGGTTCGCGGCTGCGGGTGAGCACCGGCAATTTCGTCACCGCGCGGCCCATCGGCGTGGTCGACGGCGTCGACTACCACCACACCGGCGAAGTGCGCCGGGTGGACCGCAAGGGCATCGGCCGGTTGCTGGACGAGCGCACTATGGTGCTGCTCTCGCCGCTGGGCTATTCGCCTACCGGGGAAATCTTCAACCTCGCTTGCGAGGACGTGGCCACCCGCGTCGCCATCGACCTGGGGGCGGACAAGCTGATCCTCTTCGGCAGCGAGCGCGGCCTGATCGATGAATCCGGCAAGCTGGTTCGCGAACTGCGCCCGCAGCAGGTGCCGCCGCACCTGGTGCGGCTCGGCAACAACTACCAGGCCGAACTGCTGGACGCCGCCGCCCAGGCCTGTCGTGGCGGGGTCAAGCGCAGCCACATGGTCAGTTACGCCGAGAACGGTTGCCTGCTCACCGAGCTGTTCACCCGCGACGGTGGCGGCACCCTGGTGGACCAGGAGCAGTTCGAGTCCCTGCGTGAAGCCACCATCGACGATGTGGGCGGCCTGATCGACCTGATCACCCCGCTGGAGGACCAGGGCATCCTGGTGCGCCGTTCGCGGGAAGTGCTGGAGCGGGAGATCGAGCAGTTCACCATCGTCGAGCGCGATGGCCTGATCATCGCCTGCGCCGCGCTCTATCCCATCGCCGATTCCGACACCGGCGAACTGGCGTGCCTCGCGGTGAACCCGGAGTACCGCCATGGCGGCCGTGGCGACGAGCTGCTTGAACGCATCGAGGAGCGCGCCCGTGCCCTGGGCCTGAAAACCCTCTTCGTCCTCACCACCCGTACCGCCCACTGGTTCCGCGAGCGTGGCTTCCAGCCCAGCGGTGTCGAACGCCTGCCGGCGGCGCGTGCGTCGCTGTACAACTTCCAGCGCAATTCGCAGGTGTTCGAGAAGGCGCTCTGA
- a CDS encoding GspE/PulE family protein, with the protein MSAFASPAQDRWLDLNDLMRELVAQGRLSQDQAEHCLAIRRSAVNNQQHPLEFLASQQVDDLQRPGKKLDLETLSHWLAEFAGQPYLRIDPLKIDVAAITPLMSYAFAQRHKILAVAVNSEAVTIASAQPFVQSWESNLTHVLKRPIKRVVANPVDIQKFTLEFYRLAKSVSGASATDQKISGVGNFEQLLKLGSNDQEPDANDAHIVNIVDWLFQYAYQQRASDIHIEPRREQGTVRFRIDGVLHTVYQFPPQVTMAVVSRLKSLGRMNVAEKRKPQDGRVKTKTPDGGEVELRLSTLPTAFGEKMVMRIFDPEVLLKSFDQLGFSQDDLRRWQSMTNQPNGIILVTGPTGSGKTTTLYTTLKQLATSEVNVCTIEDPIEMIEGAFNQMQVQHNIDLTFASGVRALMRQDPDIIMVGEIRDLETAEMAIQAALTGHLVLSTLHTNDAPSAITRLLELGVPYYLLRATLLGVMAQRLVRTLCPHCKAPMELREDDWSNLTKPWSAPLPTNAHRAVGCLECRDTGYRGRAGVYEIMLLSDGIKPLITADTDLIALRRAAFKEGMRSLRLSGAQKVASGMTTIEEVLRVTPQSEQK; encoded by the coding sequence ATGTCCGCCTTTGCCTCACCGGCCCAGGATCGTTGGCTGGACCTCAACGATCTGATGCGTGAACTGGTGGCCCAGGGCCGTCTGAGCCAGGACCAGGCCGAGCACTGCCTGGCCATTCGCCGCAGCGCGGTGAACAACCAGCAGCACCCCCTGGAATTTCTCGCCAGCCAGCAGGTGGACGACCTCCAGCGCCCCGGCAAAAAGCTCGACCTGGAAACCCTCAGCCACTGGCTGGCCGAATTCGCCGGCCAGCCCTACCTGCGCATCGACCCGCTGAAGATCGACGTTGCCGCCATCACCCCGCTGATGTCCTACGCCTTCGCCCAGCGCCACAAGATCCTCGCCGTGGCGGTCAACAGCGAGGCGGTGACCATCGCCAGCGCCCAGCCCTTCGTGCAGAGTTGGGAAAGCAACCTGACCCACGTGCTCAAGCGGCCGATCAAGCGGGTGGTGGCCAACCCGGTCGATATCCAGAAGTTCACCCTGGAGTTCTACCGGCTGGCCAAGTCGGTCAGCGGCGCCAGCGCGACGGACCAGAAGATCAGCGGCGTCGGCAACTTCGAGCAGTTGCTCAAGCTCGGCTCCAACGACCAGGAGCCGGATGCCAACGACGCCCACATCGTCAACATCGTCGACTGGCTGTTCCAGTACGCCTACCAGCAGCGCGCCAGCGACATCCACATCGAACCCCGGCGCGAGCAGGGCACGGTGCGCTTCCGCATCGACGGCGTGCTGCACACCGTCTACCAATTCCCGCCCCAGGTCACCATGGCCGTGGTCAGCCGCCTGAAGAGCCTCGGCCGGATGAACGTGGCGGAGAAGCGCAAGCCCCAGGACGGCCGGGTCAAGACCAAGACCCCGGACGGCGGCGAAGTGGAACTGCGTCTGTCCACCTTGCCCACCGCCTTCGGCGAGAAGATGGTGATGCGGATCTTCGACCCCGAGGTGCTGCTGAAAAGCTTCGACCAGTTGGGCTTCTCCCAGGACGACCTGCGTCGCTGGCAGAGCATGACCAACCAGCCCAACGGCATCATCCTGGTCACCGGCCCCACCGGCTCGGGCAAGACCACGACGCTGTACACCACGCTCAAGCAGCTGGCCACCAGCGAAGTGAACGTCTGCACCATCGAGGACCCCATCGAGATGATCGAGGGCGCCTTCAACCAGATGCAGGTGCAGCACAACATCGACCTGACCTTCGCCAGCGGCGTGCGCGCGCTGATGCGGCAGGACCCGGACATCATCATGGTGGGCGAGATCCGCGACCTGGAAACCGCCGAGATGGCCATCCAGGCGGCGCTCACCGGCCACCTGGTGCTCTCCACCCTGCACACCAACGACGCCCCCAGCGCCATCACCCGCCTGCTGGAACTGGGCGTGCCCTACTACCTGCTGCGCGCCACCCTTCTCGGGGTCATGGCCCAACGCCTGGTGCGCACCCTCTGCCCACACTGCAAGGCGCCCATGGAGCTGCGCGAGGACGACTGGAGCAACCTCACCAAGCCCTGGAGCGCGCCGCTGCCCACCAACGCCCACCGCGCCGTCGGCTGCCTGGAATGCCGCGACACCGGCTACCGGGGCCGCGCCGGGGTGTACGAGATCATGCTGCTTTCCGACGGCATCAAGCCGCTGATCACCGCCGACACCGACCTGATCGCCCTGCGCCGCGCCGCCTTCAAGGAAGGCATGCGCAGCCTGCGCCTGTCCGGGGCGCAGAAGGTCGCGTCCGGCATGACAACCATCGAAGAAGTGCTACGGGTCACGCCACAGAGCGAACAGAAATGA
- a CDS encoding NfeD family protein, producing MWNYLQHLTYWDWLALGTLLLILEVFGAGGYLLWIGLAAACVGVITFIAPELHWALQFLLFGVLSILTAVYWWRRQRSAASPSDQPGLNQRGQEFVGRQFALHEAISGGRGKIRAGDTLWLVSGPDLPVGSQVRVVGRDGVLLKVEPA from the coding sequence ATGTGGAACTATCTACAGCACCTGACCTACTGGGACTGGCTGGCCCTCGGCACCCTGCTGCTGATCCTGGAAGTCTTCGGCGCCGGTGGCTACCTGCTGTGGATAGGCCTGGCCGCCGCCTGCGTCGGCGTGATCACCTTCATCGCCCCGGAGCTGCACTGGGCCCTCCAGTTCCTGCTCTTCGGGGTGCTCTCCATCCTCACCGCCGTGTACTGGTGGCGTCGCCAGCGCAGCGCCGCCAGCCCGTCGGACCAGCCCGGCCTGAACCAGCGCGGACAGGAATTCGTCGGACGCCAGTTCGCCCTGCATGAAGCCATCAGCGGCGGCCGGGGCAAGATTCGCGCCGGCGACACCCTCTGGCTGGTGTCGGGCCCCGACCTGCCCGTCGGCAGCCAGGTCCGCGTCGTCGGGCGGGACGGCGTCCTGCTCAAGGTCGAGCCGGCCTGA
- a CDS encoding DUF502 domain-containing protein — MIRQSFRSVVTTWLTGLLALLPLVLTLALMAWLVSLLNRLVGPSTVIGQLLGALGQPFASNPVLAYVVGTLVLLASLYPLGLAVQLGLRRPLAWLLDMTLRRAPLVGSLYSLADRFVGLLDRSQNADIAAMSPVWCLFGGNGAAVLALQPNPETFELDGRQYCAILVPTAPIPVGGGLIYVPVEWLRPAEMGVDGLTSVYLSMGLTPPHQAGRMAKEPVALPAADGKTS, encoded by the coding sequence ATGATCAGGCAAAGCTTCCGCTCGGTGGTCACCACCTGGCTGACTGGCCTGCTGGCTCTGTTGCCGCTGGTCCTGACCCTGGCCCTGATGGCCTGGCTGGTCAGCCTGCTGAACCGGCTGGTGGGGCCTTCCACCGTGATCGGCCAACTCCTCGGCGCCCTCGGCCAACCCTTTGCCAGCAACCCGGTGCTGGCCTATGTCGTCGGCACCCTGGTCCTGCTGGCTAGCCTCTATCCCCTGGGCCTGGCGGTGCAGCTCGGCCTGCGCCGGCCCCTGGCCTGGCTGCTGGACATGACCCTGCGCCGCGCGCCGCTGGTGGGCAGCCTGTACAGCCTCGCGGACCGCTTCGTCGGCCTGCTGGACCGCAGCCAGAACGCCGACATCGCCGCCATGAGCCCGGTCTGGTGCCTGTTCGGCGGCAACGGCGCGGCGGTGCTGGCCCTGCAGCCGAACCCGGAAACCTTCGAGCTGGACGGCCGCCAGTACTGCGCCATCCTGGTCCCGACTGCGCCCATTCCGGTGGGTGGCGGACTGATCTACGTCCCCGTGGAATGGCTGCGCCCGGCGGAGATGGGCGTGGACGGGCTCACCAGCGTCTACCTGTCCATGGGCCTTACGCCCCCGCATCAGGCGGGCAGGATGGCGAAGGAGCCGGTGGCACTTCCCGCAGCGGACGGCAAAACGTCGTAG
- the argE gene encoding acetylornithine deacetylase, producing the protein MRVPDLKSQFAELIATPSVSCTQPRWDQSNQAVIELLAAWLGDLGFRCEIQQVGPGKANLVATYGTGPGGLVLAGHSDTVPFDAALWKADPLKLNEADNRWYGLGSCDMKGFFPLAIEAVRGLLDQPFRQPLIILATCDEESSMAGARALAEAGRPLGRAAVIGEPTGLKPIRLHKGVMMERIDILGQSGHSSDPSLGHSALEAMHAVMSDLIALRAEWQQEFRNPQFTVPQPTLNLGCIHGGDNPNRICGQCSLEFDLRPLPGMNPDTLRAVIRQRLRPVAEHYQVKIDFKPLFPAVPPFEQSPESDLVRLAERLTGHAAQSVAFGTEAPYLQQLGCETLVLGPGDIACAHQPDEHLELSRIEPTVALLRQLIQHYCLQSATTS; encoded by the coding sequence ATGCGCGTTCCAGACCTGAAATCCCAGTTTGCCGAGCTGATCGCCACGCCTTCGGTGAGCTGCACCCAGCCCCGCTGGGATCAGTCGAACCAGGCTGTGATCGAACTCTTGGCCGCCTGGCTTGGCGACCTCGGCTTCCGCTGCGAAATCCAGCAGGTGGGGCCGGGCAAGGCCAATCTGGTGGCGACCTACGGCACAGGCCCCGGCGGCCTGGTGCTGGCTGGCCACAGCGACACCGTGCCCTTCGATGCCGCCCTGTGGAAGGCCGACCCGTTGAAGCTCAATGAGGCGGACAATCGCTGGTACGGCCTGGGCAGTTGCGACATGAAGGGCTTCTTTCCCCTGGCGATCGAAGCCGTGCGCGGCCTGCTGGACCAGCCGTTCCGCCAGCCGCTGATCATCCTCGCCACCTGCGACGAGGAAAGTTCCATGGCCGGCGCCCGCGCCCTGGCCGAAGCAGGGCGGCCCCTGGGGCGCGCGGCGGTGATCGGTGAGCCGACGGGGCTGAAGCCGATCCGCCTGCACAAAGGGGTGATGATGGAACGCATCGACATCCTCGGGCAGAGTGGCCATTCCTCCGATCCCAGCCTGGGCCACAGCGCCCTGGAAGCCATGCATGCGGTGATGAGTGACCTGATCGCTCTGCGCGCGGAGTGGCAACAGGAGTTCCGCAACCCGCAATTCACCGTGCCGCAGCCCACCCTCAACCTCGGCTGCATCCACGGTGGCGATAACCCCAATCGCATCTGCGGCCAGTGCAGCCTGGAGTTCGATCTGCGTCCGCTGCCGGGGATGAACCCGGACACCCTGCGGGCGGTGATCCGCCAGCGCCTGCGCCCGGTGGCCGAGCACTATCAGGTGAAGATCGACTTCAAGCCGCTGTTCCCGGCGGTGCCGCCTTTCGAACAGTCGCCGGAAAGTGATCTGGTGCGCCTGGCCGAACGTCTTACCGGCCATGCTGCGCAGTCTGTGGCGTTTGGCACCGAAGCGCCTTATCTTCAGCAGCTCGGTTGCGAGACGCTGGTGCTCGGCCCCGGCGACATCGCCTGCGCCCACCAGCCGGACGAGCACCTCGAACTGTCACGGATCGAGCCTACCGTTGCGCTATTGCGCCAGCTCATCCAGCATTACTGCCTGCAATCCGCCACCACGTCCTGA
- a CDS encoding Lrp/AsnC family transcriptional regulator, which yields MPVTLDSYDKRILELLQEDASLPTAEIAERVGLSQSPCWRRIQRLKDEGVIRRQVTLLDRRKVGLNAQIFAQVKLNAHGRSNLTEFAEAMRQFPEVLECHVLMGAVDFMLRIVTRDIEAYERFFFEKLSLVPGIQEVNSIVALSEIKSTTCLPVE from the coding sequence ATGCCCGTCACCCTGGATAGTTACGACAAGCGCATCCTCGAACTGCTGCAGGAGGACGCCAGCCTGCCCACCGCCGAAATCGCCGAACGGGTAGGGCTGTCCCAGTCGCCCTGCTGGCGGCGCATCCAGCGCCTCAAGGACGAAGGCGTGATCCGTCGCCAGGTGACCCTGCTGGACCGCCGCAAGGTGGGTCTCAACGCGCAGATCTTCGCCCAGGTGAAGCTGAACGCCCACGGCCGTTCCAACCTCACCGAGTTCGCCGAGGCCATGCGCCAGTTCCCCGAGGTGCTGGAGTGCCATGTGCTGATGGGCGCGGTGGATTTCATGCTGCGCATCGTCACCCGGGACATCGAGGCCTACGAGCGCTTCTTCTTCGAGAAGCTGTCGCTGGTGCCGGGGATTCAGGAGGTGAACTCCATCGTGGCGCTGTCGGAGATCAAGTCCACCACCTGCCTGCCCGTCGAGTAG